The sequence GCCGACGTCGTGAAGCCAGCGGATATCCCGCCGAACGTGGTCACCATGAACTCCAGGGTCGAGCTCCTCGATCTCGACACAGAGGAGCGGCTCTGCGTGACCGTGGTGTTTCCCGGGATCGCCGACGTGAAGAGCGGCCGCATCTCGGTGCTCGCGCCGATGGGGCTCGCGCTGCTCGGCTGTCGAGAGGCCGACGAGGTGGAGTGGCCCACGCCGAGCCGCACCCGGCGGCTCCGGATCGAGCGCATCGTCTATCAGCCCGAGGCGTCGGGTCGCTTCGATCTGTGAGCCTTCGGCGCGAACGGCCGGCCTCGCCGGCGCGTCGTGCGCCTTGAACGCGAAAGGCCCGACGCTGCTCATCGCAGCGCGGGCCTCCGCGGTCGTGTCGTCAGGTTCGAGGAGCCGGTCGCCGCGGGCCGCGGTCCCCCGCGCCTCGAGGTCGGCTCAGCAGCCGCAACAGCCGGGCGGGCAGGTGCAAACCTGCGGGGCAAGGCCCGCCTGGAGCTCCGTGGGGACCTCCACCGTCAGGCGCGCAGGGCGCTCCTCGACGGTCTCCTGCTTCGACTCGACCTCGACCTCGACCTTGATCTGCTCGTTCATGGCGATTGCTCCGTAGTGGGTTGGTTATTTCCATCCGGGGACTCGACGTCCCGCGAGGAGGGCTATTGCAGTCGCCGTGCCACGCCGTTTTGCCGCGATATCGGCCGCTTTGGCGCGGTATCGCCCGCGCTTGAGCAACCCCTTTCCCAGTTGGGGAAATCGGTCTGGCATCGCCGTTCCCTTCCAACCAGCTCCGGTACACGCGGTGGGGTCCCCGAGCGGCGCTCGCCCGCACAGGAGACGGGCTCAGATCGGCGTTTTCGGCGCGCAGGCGCACTCCGGTGCGCCGAGCACCGAAAACGTCGAGATGGGCCCGTCTCCGAAGCGGGCGAGCGCCGCTCGGCACGGAGCTCGCAACGAGCCCGGGGTGATGGACACGTCAATCATCCCCGAACTGCTCTCCTTCCGTGCGCCGTGGCTCGAAGAGAAGCTCGTCAAGGACCGGGTGGTCCCTTCCTGCGAGGAGGCGGCGCGGCTCCTCGACGAGGTAAAGAAATACCTCTTCCTCTGCGAGGCGAACCGGACCCGGCAAGTCCCCATGTTCTCCCGGAGGATCGACGAGGTCTGGCACCAGTTCGTCCTCTTCACCGAGGAGTATGCGGCCTTCGGGCACCGCTTCTTCGGCGAGTTCGTCCACCACACCGCCAACACGGCTCCTCGCGGCCCCGGATCGCGCCCCGAGATGACCCGCGCCGAGTTTCGCGCCGACTACGAGGCGCTCTTCGGGCCCGTCTCCGCGGCGTGGAGCGACGAGCTCGCCGTGACGCCCGACACGCGGCTCATCCGCGTCACGTTCGGCCGGCCCATCTTCGTTCGGGTAGAGGAGGGGAAGGCAGATCTCGTGTGGTCGCTGGAGCCGCCGCGCGTGCTCCTGCGCATCGACGCGTGGGCGAAGGACGCGCTGCAGTTCATCGTCGACTGCGATCACTTCTATGTCCGCGAGCTCCCCGGCCTCGAGGACGGCGAGCGCGTGGCGCTCTGCCGTCCGCTCGTGAAGGGCGACTTCCTCCGGGTCGCGCCATGAGGCTCGCCGAGCTCACCGCCCTCTTCGGGCGGCTCGATTTCCCGGGCCCAGAAGACCGCGGCCATCCGGCGCGCGATGATGTGCGCGCGGTCGAGGGCGCGGTCCGCGACGGGCTCTCGGACGACGAGCTCCTGCTCGACCTCTTCGCGCTCGAGATCGAGCGTCGCGACGGCGCGCCGGATCTCGCGCCGTTCCACGTCATCCCCGAGCTCGGCGTGCGCCTCGCGTTCGCGTACTGGCGGCCCGGGCGCGCGGCCGGCGCCCACGAGCACTCGGACTGGACGGTCACGGCGGTCGTCCACAACACGCTCGACGTCGCGACCTTCGACTGGGACGCGACGGCCCGCGCGCGGCGGCTCGTGCCGAAGCGGCTGTTCTCCGCGGAGGCCGGGCGGGTCGGCCACATCTACGGGCCGTGCATCCACGATCCGCGGAACCCGACGGGGAGCTGGTCCATCTCGCTGCACCTGTTCGGCCCTCACGACGGCCCGGTCATCGAGGCGCAGGTGGGCCCCATCGACGGCCTGACCCCCGCGGCGCCCTGGGCGGCGCCGGACGACGCGCTCTCGGCGGCGCTCCTCGCGCACGAGCGGGAGTGCGTGCGCCGGGCGCAGATCGACGCCCTCGAGCGGCGGGGCCCGCAGGCCGCCCCGCTCCTCGCGCGCCTCCACGCCCGCGGCGACGCGGGGACCCGGCGGCGCGCCGCCCGGGCGCTCGGCCGGACCGAGGCCCTCGGCGCGCACGCCGTCCTCTCGCGCCGCTGGCCGGGCGTGGAGCTCGACGTGGCGCCCCGCGCGGGCCGCGCCGAGCTCGTCGCCCACTCCGGCGGGCGCGTCCAGGTCCTTCTCCGCGTCGACGCGTGGGCCGGGCCCGCCCTCCGCGCGGTGTCGGCCGCCCGGGAGCTCCGCCCCAGCGACCTCCCCGGCCTCGCGGAGGCGGAGCAGCTCGCGCTCGCCCGCGCCCTCGTCGACTGGGGGACCTTTCAGCCCTTCGAAGCCCAGGAGAACTGAGCCATGCAATCCACGCAAACCACGCAGCCCATGCAGCCCACGCAATCCACGCAGACAGACGTCGTGACGCCGAGCGCGCACAGGCGGCCTGATCTCCTTGCCTACCGGGCGCCGTTCGTCATCAGCAAGCTGCTCATGAACAAGACCGTGACCACCGAGCGCGAGGCAGAGGCGCTGTTCCGGGAGCTCGTGCGCTATCTCTGGCTCGTCGACTCCGACCGCTCCCGGGCTTACCCGATGTTCTCGCTGCGCGTCGACGAGGCCTGGCACCAGTTTGCTCTCTTTACAATCGAATATGCCGACTTCTGCCGGCGCTTCTTCGGGCGCTTCCTGCACCACGCGCCGAGCAATGCGCCCGTCACGCACGCCTGCCGCGAGGCGACGTGGGACGAGTTCGCGGACGCGTACAGCGCCCTGTACGGCGAGCCGCCGCCCGAGCTGTGGAGCGACGCTTCGTCCGTCTGTGGCCCGCGCCGCGTGATCCGCGATCGCGAGGTGTCGGTCCGGCTGAGCGACGGCAAGGCGGAGCTCGTCGACGGCGACGCGGTGCTCGTGCGCGTCGACGCATGGGGCGAGGCCGCGCTGCGCTTCATCGCCCGGCACGGCATCTTCTATGTGCGCGAGCTGCCCGGGCTCGACCTGGACGACCGGATCGCGCTCTGCCGGGCGCTCGTGGCGTCGCGGACGCTGCGCGTCGCTCCGTAGCCGGTGCGGCTGCGCTGCGAGGGGCGCTCGTCGTGGGCCCTTGCCGGGCTCACGCGCCGCGCCGTTCGGGGCGCGGCGCTGCGATGGCGCTAGCGTGAGCCGACGCCCAGGAGGGCGGTCATCGAGAACTGCTGAGGACCGTCGCCGAACCGCGCCTGCAGCCTGCCGAGGATCGCCTTGCTGAGCGCTTCCCAGCGCTCGTCGCCCAGCTTGTCCCGCAGGAGCACCAGCGGCGCGTTGCTCCGGCTCACGGAACGCCAGAACTCCTCGGTCGAGGGCGACTCGCGGGAGTGCTCCGCCTCGTGCACCGAGACGCCCCGGAACCCGGCGGCCTCCATCTCGGCGCGGAACTCGCCTGGGTCTCCGAGCGGCGCTTTGCCCTCGCCGAAGGGCAGCCCGGGAAGCTCGGCGCCGATCGCCGAGAAGAGCTCGCCCAGGATGGGCGTCCTGTCCATCGGCACCCAGCTCGCGACGACCGCGCGGCCGCCGGGGCGCAGCACCCGGAGGAGCTCGCGGAAGCCGCGGTCGCGGTCGGGGAAGAAGATCAGCCCGAACATCGAGAAAGCAGCGTCGAACGAGCCATCCTCGAAGGGCAGCGCCATGCCGTCGCCGACGCGGGCGTCCACCGCGAGCCCCGCGGCCGCGGCACGCTCGCGCAGCCGCTCGACCATCGCGGGGGCGAAATCGACCGCGGTCACGCGCGCCTCGCCGGCGGCGAGGAGGGACAGGGTGCCCGGCCCGGCGGCCACATCGAGCACGCGGGCGCCCGGGCCGACGCCGGCGAGCCGGAGCGCGTCGGCGGCGTATTTCTCGAAGTGAGGGACGATGTCGGATGCGTAATCGTCGGCGACCAGGTTCCACGCGACGGGGGTGGCGAGGGGGCTCGGGGGCTGGGTCATCGGCAGAGGTGCTACCACGGGCGCGCCGAGCGGATCCAGCCGCAGGCGTCCCGGCGCGGCGTCCCCGTGGCCTGGGCGTTCATCGCGCTGTGCCCTCGTGCGCCCGCCGCC comes from Sorangium aterium and encodes:
- the rnk gene encoding nucleoside diphosphate kinase regulator, with product MAPHSNPIVLTEFDRDRLARLLEALRARPGGDSPNLEALEIEIERADVVKPADIPPNVVTMNSRVELLDLDTEERLCVTVVFPGIADVKSGRISVLAPMGLALLGCREADEVEWPTPSRTRRLRIERIVYQPEASGRFDL
- a CDS encoding class I SAM-dependent methyltransferase gives rise to the protein MTQPPSPLATPVAWNLVADDYASDIVPHFEKYAADALRLAGVGPGARVLDVAAGPGTLSLLAAGEARVTAVDFAPAMVERLRERAAAAGLAVDARVGDGMALPFEDGSFDAAFSMFGLIFFPDRDRGFRELLRVLRPGGRAVVASWVPMDRTPILGELFSAIGAELPGLPFGEGKAPLGDPGEFRAEMEAAGFRGVSVHEAEHSRESPSTEEFWRSVSRSNAPLVLLRDKLGDERWEALSKAILGRLQARFGDGPQQFSMTALLGVGSR
- a CDS encoding glycine-rich domain-containing protein: MQSTQTTQPMQPTQSTQTDVVTPSAHRRPDLLAYRAPFVISKLLMNKTVTTEREAEALFRELVRYLWLVDSDRSRAYPMFSLRVDEAWHQFALFTIEYADFCRRFFGRFLHHAPSNAPVTHACREATWDEFADAYSALYGEPPPELWSDASSVCGPRRVIRDREVSVRLSDGKAELVDGDAVLVRVDAWGEAALRFIARHGIFYVRELPGLDLDDRIALCRALVASRTLRVAP